The sequence ACTTGCTTCAATTGTAAAATCTGGAACATCTGCATCATGAGCATAAATTGCATTTAAAATAAAACCTCTTACCTCAGTTCTTCTTTCTAAATCTTCATAAAATTTTGGAAGAACTCTTTCAAGAATTGGTATAGCAAGATATGTTGAATGAAGGGCATGATTTTCTCTATAAATTTGATTTCCAATATCATGAAGGAGTGCTGCTGAAAGAATAATTAAATGCTCATCATCTTCATCTCCTCCACCTTCATTTATAAAATCTGGTTTAAATCCCTTTTCAAGCAGAATATCAAGCATTTTAAGTGCTGATGCGCAGACAATTTTTGCATGAACCTCTCCATGGTCATTATATTTTAACTTTTTTACTGCAATGAAATTTGCAAGGTCCCAATTTGCTCTAACTTCAGGATCACTTAAAATTGTTTTAAAACACTCCATTGATTTTGGATAATTTTTAATTGATTCTTCAATATAATTAAGAGATTCTGTTTCAATAAAATCATAACTTTCTGGAATTTCAACCTCAATACCAATATTTTTTAAACTCTTACTCTTAAATTCATCAAACATTGTTTCCCTCCTTTTGATGAGTGGGAAAAGAAATTTATATTTCTTAACCCATTTGAATTTTATATAATTTTATCAAGTATTTAAGATTATGTTAATATTAAATTGAAATTTAAAATTTATGATAGATAAAAAAGTAGAAGCGTTAATGTTTATTAAACAAGCAAAAGAAGATTTAGAGACTGCAAAATATAATCATAAAGGAAAAAAATTTTATGTTTCATGTTTTTATTCACATCAAGTAGTTGAAAAAGCGCTCAAAGGTTATTTAATTTATAAAGGAATTGAAAAAGTTTGTGGATACTCTGTTGTTAGTTTAATTAAAAAGTGTTCCAATTTTGATAAAGATTTTAATATTTTTAAAGATAAATTGAAAATTTTAGATAAATATTATTTAGCAATGGGATATCCTAATAAAGTTATAGGTGGAATTCCAGCAGAAGTTTTTAAAGAAAAAGAAAGTTTTAATGCGATTTCTTTAGCAGAGGAGATATTAAAGTTTATATATAGTAAAGAGTTAAGTTTGAATATAGATTTCTAAAAATTTACTCAAATTTTCCTCTTGCATCAACTTTATATTTTCCTATAACATCACTTCCTTTAACCATATAAAAGTAATCAAAATTACTCATTGTTATGCAAGAGTGAACAGGAATTATTTTTAATTTATCACCAATTTTTATCTTTGATTTTTGAGTTAGTTTTAACCAACCATGTTCTTCTGAAAGAGAGAAAAGTTTTGTTTGAGGTTCATCTAAAATGTATCCATAATTTTTTTCATTCTCAATTTCTAAAAAGTCAAGACCTAAAACTTTTGCTCCAGCATCAATATACGCACGAGATTCATCTGGTTTGCTTATAACTTGAGATAAAACAAATAAAGCACATCTTTCAATAGAGATAACTCCAAGGTTAACCTGTTTATAATCATAAAAAACATAATTTCCTGGTCTAATCTCTGTTATTCCATCAATTTTTCCACTTATAAAAACAGAAGGAGTTGAACCAATACTTACTGTTTCAAATTTTATGCCACTCTTCTCTAAAATTCTTTTTGCTTCAAGAACTCCATTTGCTTCTTCTAAAGAGTATTTTTCTCTTTCTTCTTTGTTCTTTGCTTTATAAACTTGTCCTCCATGGGTAAAAACTCCATCAAAAATTATGTTTTTACTTTTTTCAATTTCTTTATATAAAAAAAGAACATCTTGAGGTTTTATACCACATCTATTATGACCAGAATTTATTTCAATTCTTACGAAAATTTTTTCACTATCAAAAATTTCATCTATTTTTCTTATTCCTTCAATTGAATCTACTGCTAAAATTAATTTTTTAACTTTTTTATTTAAAACTTTCGCTCTTTTTAGTTTATCATAATCAACAATTTCGCTTGATATAAAAATATCATCAAATCCTTCCTCTGCAAAAACTTCTCCTTCAGAAAGTTTTGAACATTGAATTCCAGATATTCCAAAATCTTTTTGAATTTTAGCAATATAAATTGATTTATGAGTTTTTATCATGGGTCTTAA is a genomic window of Caldisericia bacterium containing:
- a CDS encoding phosphohydrolase; this translates as MFDEFKSKSLKNIGIEVEIPESYDFIETESLNYIEESIKNYPKSMECFKTILSDPEVRANWDLANFIAVKKLKYNDHGEVHAKIVCASALKMLDILLEKGFKPDFINEGGGDEDDEHLIILSAALLHDIGNQIYRENHALHSTYLAIPILERVLPKFYEDLERRTEVRGFILNAIYAHDADVPDFTIEASLVGIGDATDMTKGRGRMAYDLGSLSIHTISALAIERVLILKGEDKPIEIVIEMSNSSGIFQVQEILGKKIIGGPLENLISLKAEVTPIEANYDKRIVRAITLKGKGFVSF
- a CDS encoding HEPN domain-containing protein, coding for MIDKKVEALMFIKQAKEDLETAKYNHKGKKFYVSCFYSHQVVEKALKGYLIYKGIEKVCGYSVVSLIKKCSNFDKDFNIFKDKLKILDKYYLAMGYPNKVIGGIPAEVFKEKESFNAISLAEEILKFIYSKELSLNIDF
- a CDS encoding alanine racemase, whose translation is MKIEDLTTPALIVDYEKLMKNIEEMSNFAKSYKKNLRPMIKTHKSIYIAKIQKDFGISGIQCSKLSEGEVFAEEGFDDIFISSEIVDYDKLKRAKVLNKKVKKLILAVDSIEGIRKIDEIFDSEKIFVRIEINSGHNRCGIKPQDVLFLYKEIEKSKNIIFDGVFTHGGQVYKAKNKEEREKYSLEEANGVLEAKRILEKSGIKFETVSIGSTPSVFISGKIDGITEIRPGNYVFYDYKQVNLGVISIERCALFVLSQVISKPDESRAYIDAGAKVLGLDFLEIENEKNYGYILDEPQTKLFSLSEEHGWLKLTQKSKIKIGDKLKIIPVHSCITMSNFDYFYMVKGSDVIGKYKVDARGKFE